The Spirosoma radiotolerans genome has a window encoding:
- the mraY gene encoding phospho-N-acetylmuramoyl-pentapeptide-transferase: MLYYLFQFLDERYNFPGAGVFQYISFRALGAVITSLLIAAIFGRRIIDTLRNLQIGESIRDLGLEGQMQKRGTPTMGGFIILASLLIPALLFAKLSNVYVILALVSTVWTGLIGFLDDYIKVFKKNKEGLEGKFKVVGQVGLGLIVGLTLYFNDSVKIRVYAPRLLSTSNVPDVYTDIKSTLTTVPFIKNNEFDYHSLLFGLVPDSYTWIIYVIICIFIITAVSNGANITDGIDGLAAGTSVIIGLTIGVLAYLSGNKVFSQYLNIMYIPNSGELVIFCAAFVGACVGFLWYNSYPAQVFMGDTGSLMLGGVIAVLFLAIRKELMIPIICGIFLVELVSVIMQVSYFKYTKRKFGEGRRIFLMSPLHHHFQKKGYHEAKLVTRFWIVGIILAVLALATLKLR; this comes from the coding sequence ATGCTCTATTACCTCTTCCAGTTTCTTGACGAACGCTACAACTTCCCCGGCGCGGGAGTTTTCCAATACATTTCATTCCGGGCGCTTGGCGCTGTTATTACCTCGCTGCTGATTGCGGCCATCTTCGGTCGGCGCATTATCGACACGCTGCGTAACCTCCAGATCGGTGAGTCGATCCGGGATTTGGGACTGGAGGGGCAGATGCAGAAACGTGGTACGCCCACCATGGGTGGCTTTATTATTCTGGCCTCCCTGTTGATTCCGGCATTGCTCTTTGCCAAACTGTCAAACGTCTATGTTATCCTGGCCCTCGTATCGACCGTCTGGACAGGTTTAATTGGCTTTCTGGATGACTATATCAAAGTTTTCAAGAAAAATAAAGAAGGACTGGAAGGCAAATTTAAGGTAGTTGGGCAAGTGGGTTTAGGACTGATTGTCGGGTTGACGTTGTACTTCAACGACTCCGTTAAAATTCGGGTCTATGCCCCCCGGCTGCTCAGCACCTCCAACGTACCCGACGTGTATACCGATATCAAGTCTACCCTGACAACGGTGCCGTTTATAAAAAATAACGAATTTGACTACCACTCGCTATTATTCGGACTTGTGCCGGATAGTTATACGTGGATCATTTACGTCATTATCTGCATATTCATTATTACGGCCGTATCGAACGGCGCGAACATTACGGACGGAATCGACGGACTGGCCGCTGGTACCTCTGTCATCATCGGTCTTACAATTGGGGTACTGGCTTACCTGTCGGGTAACAAAGTTTTTTCGCAGTATCTCAACATCATGTATATCCCGAATTCGGGCGAGCTGGTAATCTTCTGTGCGGCCTTTGTGGGAGCCTGCGTCGGGTTTTTATGGTATAACTCCTATCCGGCTCAGGTATTTATGGGCGACACGGGCAGTCTGATGTTGGGGGGCGTTATAGCGGTGTTGTTTCTGGCCATTCGAAAGGAGCTGATGATTCCCATTATCTGCGGCATTTTCCTGGTCGAGCTGGTCTCGGTGATTATGCAGGTCAGCTATTTTAAATACACGAAGCGCAAGTTTGGGGAAGGCAGGCGAATCTTCCTCATGTCGCCCCTGCACCACCATTTTCAGAAAAAAGGGTACCACGAAGCCAAGCTTGTCACGCGCTTCTGGATCGTCGGAATTATCCTGGCCGTACTGGCCTTAGCGACGCTGAAGCTGCGGTAG
- the rplM gene encoding 50S ribosomal protein L13 → MNTLSYKTISANKETAQKEWVVVDAQGEVLGRLASNIARLIRGKHKTNFTPHVDCGDNVIVINADKVRLTGAKMTDKVYVRHTGYPGGQRFASPRLLLEKHPERIIEHAVKGMLPKNRLGRRLYTNLYVYAGGQHPHEAQQPTEVKF, encoded by the coding sequence GTGAATACGCTCAGTTACAAAACCATCTCTGCCAACAAAGAAACGGCGCAGAAGGAGTGGGTTGTGGTTGACGCTCAGGGTGAAGTGCTCGGTCGGCTGGCCAGCAACATCGCACGCCTGATTCGCGGCAAACACAAAACCAACTTCACGCCACACGTTGACTGCGGAGACAACGTGATTGTCATCAATGCCGACAAGGTTCGCCTGACCGGTGCCAAGATGACCGACAAAGTCTATGTCCGCCACACAGGTTATCCTGGTGGTCAACGGTTCGCATCGCCCCGGTTGCTGCTTGAAAAACATCCCGAGCGTATCATCGAACACGCCGTAAAAGGTATGTTGCCGAAAAATCGGCTTGGTCGTCGGTTGTATACCAACTTGTACGTTTATGCCGGTGGTCAACACCCTCACGAGGCTCAGCAACCAACAGAAGTTAAATTCTAA
- the rpsI gene encoding 30S ribosomal protein S9, producing MDRINTIGRRKTAISRIYMSAGSGAISVNGKDYKQYFPTEVLQIILNQPFATVNGVGGYDVKVNVRGGGVAGQAEATRMAIARALVEMNAEFRPALKKEGFLTRDSRMVERKKYGRRKARRRFQFSKR from the coding sequence ATGGATCGTATTAATACCATTGGCCGCCGTAAAACTGCCATCTCCCGCATCTACATGTCGGCGGGCAGCGGAGCCATCTCGGTGAACGGAAAAGATTACAAACAGTATTTTCCTACCGAAGTCCTGCAAATCATTCTGAACCAGCCGTTCGCAACGGTCAACGGTGTTGGTGGTTACGACGTAAAAGTGAACGTTCGTGGTGGTGGTGTGGCCGGTCAGGCCGAAGCTACGCGTATGGCTATTGCCCGTGCACTCGTCGAAATGAACGCTGAGTTCCGTCCGGCCCTCAAAAAAGAAGGCTTCCTGACGCGGGATTCGCGTATGGTAGAACGGAAGAAATACGGTCGTCGGAAAGCCCGTCGTCGGTTCCAGTTCTCGAAACGTTAA